ctctctctcactctctgtgttttcgtttcgttttccCTTTTTTCAAGCACtgtctcacacacacacacacccatacaGAGAGACTGCAGCATGTTTCAAAATGTGTGGAAAAGAGGAGGAAGCATAGAGGAGTGAACGGGGGGAGAATTGAAGCAAGCAAGAAAAACGAGCTAAATTGCAttttcgtcgtcgtcgtcgtcgttgttgttgtcgctCGGCTAAGATGGGAGGGCAGTGGCGTCGCCCAGGGGGGGTGGTGAGAGGTATGTGGAAGGCATTGCAGAGCTGGTCATCAATGGCCGCCCACCCAGCCCCCTTCTCGACCGGTCGGACGCGTGAACGGACACGCTCAGATCGGACTGGAAATGTGTGCTCTCTGTCTTACACCCTAGAAAGAAGGAGTACCAGAGATCGATAGGAGAAGTGGGAGTAtatcgagagagagagagctttgAAGCTTAAGAAAAGGGTATCCCTAGTACGTCACAGCCCACTCCAACTCTTCCTTCATTCCTTTCTTGTTTTATCGTTCATTTACTTTtaagagcagcagcaacaacaacagcgagcCTCGCCACAAAACCTCACCTGTTCCATGCTGCCGCCGCTGGCAGCGTACCAGCAGAGCACCAGCaactcacacacacgcacacatgcaCTCTCGCATAATCCACTACGAATTGCATGCTGGAATGTGAATGGAATCTCAACAATTTTTAGCGTCGGCTGACGATGACgccgcagcaacagcaacaacatttTGCACGTTCGGAACGGAAAGAAACGGAACGGGGGAGGGGAGTCGTCGGGGGCCTGGAAGCCTGGTCAAGCTCTTTTTGGCTCGAAGACTGTGACTTTTTTTGGGGCTTGGCTTTAACCAAATTGCAACATTTACATTTCAACTGTCATGTCTGCCCGCCCGcccgatccgatccgaacCCCTTTCCGCTTCCATAAATCCCCTGCCTGGGAAATTATTGTCGCTTTGACATTGAGCGCATTTCTCACAGCAGAGACGTCAACGTCTGCGGCGCTGCTTCTAATTACAAAGTGATCCAAAGGAGAGGAGAGGGAAGTGGTATGGCGTGGAGAGAGCATGCAGTTACTTGTGCCACATTTTTGCATCTCTCATATTCACATTTACCctgcttttgctgttgcttttgttgtagATTTGTCTCCATATTTCTTttgacttttttttttttgttattcgTATGTAAATCAGAGGTGCAGCTGCCTGCACGCCTGCCTGCCCAGGGTTGCATCAGCGCGAGAGATAGACATTGTTGTAGGTACAGTGGAGAGTGGCCAAGTGCGAACACAGAACTACGGTCAAACGGTTTTCCTGCCTCCCAATTGCTGTTCTCACTTTATTGGAAAAATCTTCCAGATTCACTAAAAACTTGCATATTCCCTTGAGGCAGTCACCACTGTACCCCTCTGCATGTTCTGTTCTTCTCTCTGTTTGTCTTGTTTTTCTCATTCCCCCCCCAATTACgcttgttcttgttgttgttgcagtaATTCTCGCTCTTGTTTTTCACGATTTATTATGGTTTTTCTTTgccgtttttttttctttcttaaAGAATTGCAATTGTAAACGCCCACGAGACGGGTTTTTGACACCTGAATTATTGCCGCAATTTGTTGCAGTTGACATTTGTCTACCGAGGGGTGGTGCTACGGAGAGGGGCAACCTCCACTCACAAAAGTGCAGCAGGTTCAAGACACAATGATGCGTGCGCGAGTGCGTGCGTTCGGGGGCAGAGTTTGACCTTGCGACAAGGAAGCTTCCTTTTCGTAAGCACCGTTCTTTAACTATTTAAAAACTAGTGTGAATTGTTTTGCACACACTGAGACAGCAGCTGAAGAATTTGTAATCCGATTGGGTGTAGTAACATGGgtgaggggggggggaataTCAACTCCTAGGGCACTCCTTGTGCGGGAAAACGTACTCTGGTCATTCCTCACCTCGTACTCAATACACTTTGGCCAGGAGGAGGCCTGTTCTGTTTCTGTGATCCCCTCTCTATCCCACACTCGCACTctaatcacacacacacacacgaaatagttgagagagcgagagcaggGGCAGGGAATTCAGGCATTTGGTATTTTTATGGCAAATCAAACATTTTGCAAACCAAAATGCACTCActaacacacacaaatactATAGATCACACTCGATCAGTACTCTTGCACAAATGCAAAAGTTAACAGTGgcacacacactctctcaTGCATACAGCTTAACAGTCTTCACGCACACACCTAACCCACATACATTTCCCAGCAGTTTTTGCATTTCGTTTAAACACTTTTTCCACAGATTTGCTGCGTTTTTCCTTCAGCTTTTTTCGAGAGAAATACATTCTCACAAACGATGGCCACAATGGGAGTATGAAGGAGACATACAATTGGAAatacacatgcacacacgcacaccgCCACACCAGCGCACACTCTCGCAATCGAACTGTTgcatttttgttgcttttggaaAATGCACAAATTGCGCACACGTTTCCTATGCAAACGTTGCATTTTCCACCTCAACCGTGATTTACCTTCACGCAGCGAGTTTTCCCAGCACTTTTCCTGCCACTTTTCTTCTATATTTTTGGTAATTTGGCTCTTTGTTCTCGCCTTTTTCTTCAACTGGGGaacaccacacaccacacacacggAACGGAGCACTGagtagtattttttttttgttggttgttGTTGACAAATTGCTCAATGGCTTTCTCTTCACTGCCCCCCCGATGGGTGGCACTTGCCGACGAACACCAAGGCTATAACGTTGCGCACGAGcatatttttgtcgattttCCGTGCGCGTTTTcaataaaattaataaaaataagcTGCTCCGATCACTTTTTGTTGCTGGCTTTTGGATCATCAGATCAGCTGTGACCACGGATTTTTCGACAAAATATACCgcctgaccctcagaaatataccaaaatataccgtctcattttccAAATATACCGTAAGTATACTATTCAGtcatacatattcctcgtttttgatattccgttgaataattctgtCGATCTAAGACTTTCAGctctgcccacatagttttatcccatTGATAAATGAATTATCCACAAGATTtgctacttttaagtacttcCTTTTAATTAATTGTGTCTAAAACGATGTTTTAACAAACAAGTTCCACAAAAATGTGTCACGTCATTTTTTACATGctgctggtatttgaagactGTTGCTGTAGAGCGATAATTCAAAAAATATGCGTTGTATACGGTATTTTTATACCGTCTGTTCGTAAATATATgtttaaaaatgaaatttattagattgataaaatataccattatattCCCAAAAAACCGTAAATATACCCGTCGGCTCAATTTTAACCTAAAAAATTACCGAAAGGCATTAAAAATACCATAAACGGTCACCCTGAGCAGTGTGAGTTCATCAGTGTGACCTTACACAAATAATCACAGCCATGCAATAAAATACTGAAAGCCGACATCTTGTTATTTCTCAAATTCAAATTCCGCCGCCAACGATTGCGTCGAATAAATAATGGCGGAGTGCTAATTGTGTAGAGTTGAGTGTGAAAAATGTAGAACGGCAAAGAACTTAGATTTCGCATGAAAGCGAAGGAGTTTTGCAAAAGAAAATATGTTAATGTTTGCGTAAATGCGTATTTAGTTACAGCATAAGTATATGTTTGCAGAGGAGAGATACAGAAAATGAATTATTTGCATGTGTTCTTCGCAACGAACCATCGCTCAGCACTTCCTTTCTTTCAGAAAACTTAAAATAACTAATTTCATATTTGAACATTTGGTGCGTCCAAGGACCGCACTAGGCTTCTTCTGGGTCCGACGATGGGGAGGAACGACGCGATGCCGGCTCTGATGGCGGTTCGCCGGCGCCCAGGAATCCATTTAGATATTCCAACCAATCGGATACATCGATTTCCGACTGGACTTCCTTTACGAGCGCACGCCGCAGAGAGCGTATGTAACCCACATCGCTGCTGTAGCGAACGCTTAGCTCGGGCACGTTTATTTTGGACTCTGGCAAATTCACCTTGGCGTCGAGGCGCTTCTTCCAGGGCGGCACTTCCTTTTCCTTATCAGTCTCCTCGGGGGTCTGCTGCTTCTTGCTCTGTATAACCTTCCAAAAGCCCTTCAGATTCATCCATTGGTCATAGTCCTTGAGGGCGTTCAGGAGTATATTCAGATAGTCCTCCCGCGACAACTgctcatcgtcgtcgtcctcgaTCTCACTCCTTGGCTTGTATTTCGCCCACTGTCTGTCGTTGAACTCATCGCACACCTTCTTCGGCCCGAACGCGACATTTCGGGGGAAGTAAAACAGCTGTAGAAAGTGATCGGCGAACTCGAAGCGAAGATACGGCTGATGCAGCTGCGGAATGTTCTTAATGTAGGTGCTGATGTGACGGGGATTCTGCGAGTTGAATATCTCGAAGAGCTGGGCAATCAGCAGGCGGGTCTGCGGACCCAGGCTCGGGTAGGTCACAGCGCTGTCCACGTATTTCAGCTCTGCCGTGTTGCTGACTTCCACAACGAGTGAGATAAGGCGCTGACATAACGAGAAAAGAGTTGGTAGGCATGGGAAATGTATACGTATAATAAATAATCACCTTAAGTATTTCTAGACGGTCGGAGTACAGGGACTTTCGGGCCGCAAAGCCGTACAAACGCATCAACTGGCGCACAATATCCGTGAGCCGCATTGTGGCCGACATTCCGAAGACATGGATGGCAAACGGCTTTGTCTCCTCATTGAAGATCTCGGACTCGGACTGGCGCAGACGGTTGTGGTCCAGCCAGGACAAGAACTCCGATTCCAGGATCCAGCACAGCATGTGCAGCACATCGCAGAGTCGCGAGAGGCGTGTCCCGGGCGAGAGATTATTGAAGTCGTCTAGACAGAGTTGGCCACTCTTCCAGTCGTAGTCCTGCACATGCTGCAGCAATGCCGTCTCGAGTGACACGTCCAATTCTTCCTCCTCCGTGAAATTGAACACGTGCACCTCATAGAACTTTGTGCGCTCGCGGATTTCCATATCGCTGCATTGCGGCAAGATCTCCTCCAAAAGATCCAGATAGAACTTCAGCTTTGGCGTCCATTTATCGGAACGGGCGCTACGAATGGACGGATTCGGGATGCGAAGGAAATTCATGTAAGATGGGCGCAAGCTCGTCCAGCAGGGCGGAAAGGTATCGACCAGGAAAAAGAAGGTGCGTATCACCTTGGCATAGATGTCCCACAGCTCCCTGATACTCATTTCTTTGGCAATCAGAACCTGGAAAAGGGAAAGGGTACTCAGCTCTTTTTCTTTTACTCACTTCAAGAAGCACTCTCCTACCATGGCCATTTCAACGAGCCTGTCGAAGATACCATCTCCCGGGTACACAAATTGCATCGCCATCATCTCCAGCTGGTCCAGGAAGGTGTCATATTGGTGGCCATTTAGCGTTCTCTTCAGTTCTTCCACCACAGGCAGGTTTGGAACATCTGGCAGCTTGGCAGTGCGGTGCTTGTTTTCGCATTCCCTCGTATTTCGCAGACACCTGGGCATAGATGCTCCCGGCAGACGGTTCTCCGACTTCATATACATATTGGAGATGAAAATACCCAAATTGCTCAACCAGTCCATCTTCGGGGCTGGGGGCATATTGCTGGCCGAAGCACGCTCGTTCGATTTTTTGATTTCATCTAATTCCGACATCTCCTTCGTTTCCATGTCCGCTTTCTTAGCTGCAGCGTCGGTCTTCTTGAAGGCATTCATTTCAGCAAATAGTACCTATAGTTTTATCCAGTGAAAAATCTTTGATATAATCCAACTCGGGACTTTTTTCACTCACAGGTCGAGTAGTACTTATAGTGCTTAAACTTCACAAAGCTTCACGCCGTGACGCGCCATAAAATATACGGTGTGACCGAAATTTTCAAACTATCCCGCAAATATGGCGATGAAAAACCGAACTTAGCCCACAAAACCCCATTTACTTACACAGGATAACCGCTTGAGTTAAAACGCAGaaactaataataataataattcttGTAGATCCATCCAAATCTCCATCtttacttaaaaaaaaaaaaacagtagGAAGTAAATAGGAAGAATGGATTTACGTAAAGTTTTATTTTCCGCGGTAAGGAGGTTTTAAAGGTGGCCCAAGTGGGTTAAAGCTGAACACAGTGTGACCGTTTATGGTGTGCTTTTTTCCTTTTCTGTCGAATGATTTTCTCCGCTTTTTCGCGGAAATTTCATGCTCAAATGTCGAAAACTGCACTGATTATCCTTGCTCCTGGGGCCGAGGAGATGGAGTTCGTCATTGCCGCAGATGTGCTGCGCCGCGCTGGTGTAAGTAGTAGCAAAAGTGAAAAATTTAACTTTTTGACACTCTTTCGATTTAGATCAAAGTCACTGTGGCCGGCCTGAAAGACTCGGAGCCTGTTAAGTGCTCCCGCGATGTTGTCATCGTGCCGGACACCTCTTTGGCCAAGGCGGCTTGTGACAAGTTCGATGTGGTCGTGCTGCCAGGCGGATTGGGTGGATCCAATGCCATGGGAGACTCTGCAGCCGTCGGAGATCTCTTGCGCGCACAAGAATCCGCCGGAGGACTGATTGCCGCCATCTGTGCCGCGCCCACAGTGCTGGCCAAGCACGGAATCGCCGCCGGCAAGTCCCTCACGTCGTATCCTTCGATGAAGGAACAACTGGTGGACAAGTACTGGTGGGTACGGATACTCTTATTCTTGATATGATTACTAATGGGAAACGTTTTGTATAGCTATGTGGATGACAAGAGTGTGGTGAAGGATGGGAATCTGATCACCAGTCGCGGCCCGGGAACCGCCTACGACTTTGCCCTGAAGATTGCCGAGGAGCTGGCGGGTTTGGAAAAGGTCAAAGAGGTGGCCAAGGGCCTGCTGCTGTCCTACAATTAGAAATCTCCCTCCCATTGATGTAATCAAGACCTGAAGTTATTTAAACTATTCAGAAGAAGCAAGGAAaggaaaaatttggaattaaTACCATTTTTGGCTGTGGACAGCTAcacgaatatatatatatgttattaaataataatacgGAAAATTAGAAAAGTCGGATTTCATAAGTGGCGctatttggtattttttcgCATAACATAAACGATAGACTTCGCTGTTAAGTGCATGTCTAATGCTAATATTCTAACATTTCTGTTAGAGATAGCGCGAAAATTTAAAGATGTTCAAGTAGATTGGTAGTACTAGGTAAattccaataaaagcaagttcATTAATTGTATAAAATAATCTGGGCAGAGTTGAAGGTTAAGTCGAGTCTCAAGCTTCTCTACCATCCGGATATGAGAGGTACTTAAGAGTAGTGTCATACGACCGAAAGTCGCCAGTCCAAGGAAAATATCGCCTACGAATATATTATCAACCAAAGgaatatatcgatatattGATATATCAATAACTTAGCATCGctaattgtttttgttgttgtcgtcgGTGATTCAAGTCGGTCGTCCGCGCTGCTTTTCTCGCGCTTTTCTTTCGAACACgaacgaaaacaatttattaACAAAAGCAGCGCCGCctcaaaaacacacacactcgtactCAAGCACACAGTATATCACCGTTTTGCGAGTGTATTTGTTTAACGCGTATTTGGTGCTTGCAGTTTTGTTGCGGTGCGCCAGTGCAGAGGTGCAGCGCAAGCAGAGAGGCTGCTGGAAAAACTAGGTGTGAAAATGGCGAAAATCAATAAcaaagcaaaataaataaagtgcACACGAAAATAAGTGGTTTTGCAGCAGAAGAGCGGGAAGAGGCAAAACAGCGTAAAAGTGAGAGAAATCCAAGTGCGTGATGATAAAACGAAACGAATAGGAATaagaatacgaatacgaaaaGGCTATACAAAGGAGACGAAGGAGAAAAGTGCAGTAGAAcgtgtgtgagtgtgtatGTGTGAGTGGAAAGGAAGCCGCCAACAAATTTCGGTGCATTCGCTGCAGACGTCGACGCTGGCGTTTTTTTACGTGACGCGAATTAAATGCGCCGCTTACAGTAGTGCTCTCTTTCTTTCATCCCATCCCGCTCTTGCGCTTATAATTAATTCCGTTTCTGCCGCCGCTGCGAATAGGGTCAAAATAAAACACGTAAAAAATACATCCAAATGCTGGCCGGTTTTCTTGTTTGCGGTTTAAACAGCGCGCAGCGCGCGTGATTCATACGGATTCGGCTTTATTGTTGGGCAGAGTGGCAGCAGGGAAGCagagaggcagcggcagaggtaCATCTACAGCTACACAAACAACACTGCCGTGCATTGAACCGTCGACTGCAACGCAACGGTTTCCTGCTGAAAACATTGTCATACGAGCAAAGGTAGAggcagaggagcagcagcagaggacgCAACAGCAAAATGGACAACAGTAAGTTTTTCCTCATTCCTCTCACGCCTGTTGGAAAACTATGAAAATTCCATGAACTGCAGTTTTCGTGTGTTCTTTTCACTCCTCTTCCTCATTTCGGGGTGGGTCCACAGCTCTCGCCGACTCCCTTTTGCTcccgcattcgcattcgcatttcCTTTGCTGTTGCTTTCTGCTgcagcggtggcggtggcgggcGTGCCTGTCGAGGGGTGGGTGTGGTCCCTGCCAAGGACATTTACCGTTTGCTTTCGAGACTCTAATCCGCATCGAGGCCGCGCGCTCTCTAACGGTACACGGTCGGCATTTAAGCACTTTTTATACCCTTTTCACACAGAAAGAATCGATTTGAAAGGGTATCTAAAGCCCCGACCTCCCGTTGCTAGCCTCTTCTCTTGTTTAACGCTTTTTATGGCCAGATTTTTACAACAATAcgccaaaaaaataaaacaaaacaaaaacatggCTAAAAAAAGAagctaaaacaaaaaaagggaAACCGGTTTTTTTGGGCCAAGAAGAAAAGGTCTTTTAAATGGGAATTTCGGGGCCTTGATGATTTCATGTAGCCAGAAACAGTCACGCCCCTCCCCTACCCCTCCCGCCCAACTGCGTCCCAGAAACGGAAAGATTTCCATGAGAAAATGATCTGGGATTTGGGTTTAATTCGAGAAAATCGCCTCCTTCGCTTCATGGCATAAGGAACAGCTGATttctacaacaacagcagcttTGCGCCGATGGGACACGATCCACTCCAGAGAGCGCGTGTGGATCGCAAGAGAGGGAATTTTTCCACAGCTTCCAATGGAAGGATTGACCCGGAAAGGTGTTTCCCGTTGAATCCGTTGCAAAAACGATAACTTTTCAGAGGAAATTTACTCTCCTTTCTTAATCTTTCCTCTTTGTTAAACTTTTCCTTTCAAGCTGTTCCCTAAGCTCCCTCCGAATCGGACCTTTTTCTGACCCCCACAGCTACTGTGCAATGGGCCGCAAAGATAATCCTCCATCGGAGGGGAGGACGGGAGGTGGGGCACTGCCAGAGACAATATTAATAAATCTGAATGTGCGTCGGGTCCGTCGGTCCCAGCCTTGTTATGGCTTCTTTGTGGAGAGAACAGGGCCCCAAGATTGTTCATCGCGTCTCGGGCTTTGTGTCTTGCAACCAGCTGATAATGGAGGCTGATTGGCGGCCCCCCGCCCGTGCCCCTGTCCCAGCTGCACCCAAGCaccgcacccgcacccgcacccgcagtcgtgttttttttcttctttactGATGATTTCTTTTGATGAACCATTTCCAGGGACAGACAATGGAATGGCAATGCCTCTCCATCTCCATTTCCATCTACCTTTTGCTCACTCTCCTCCCTCtccccatctctctctctctctctgtcgtcCAACATTTGCATCCCGAACAAAGCTTTCCTCCGTCCGTTTAAGTGATTCATTTGCTAGACAAAAGACCGAAAGGAAAGGTAGAAAAGTGTACAAAACAAATGAAAATTATTATTACGATTATGGGTTTATATAACGCCAACGCCTCACAGAAAAAAAAGCGACACCACCAAAAGCAATCAATGGCCAAAAAATGATTCGACAAACGAATACATTTGGATGCCCTTTGCCATGGACGGGTGCTACGGATTCGAAAGGGAAGCTTGTAACGCAGAGAAGGAAGTATTTTCGAGAGTATTTCTATTTCTATTCTCAAAGGAATGATCGGTCTCTGGGAAAGGACAAAGAACACTAGaataaataccaaaaatactagaaaatactATCAACTAAAATGATAAGAAATGATAATTTTCACGAATTTGATCCAAATCGGATGGATTTATCTTATAGATCATATAGGAAACAGTGATTTAAGATTAATACACAAAAAAGGTATTTTTATCGTCTTTTGTCGGAGAAAGTTTAAGCGAAAAGAGACAAAAATATAGTGTAGATTACAGGTCTATAAAAATGGCATCAAAAGGGTATATTCCATGCCATTTTAGTCCACAATTCCTCTCCTTTATTTTCCCTTCCCTATTTCCATATTTTCCTTATGCTTTTATCTTATCA
This region of Drosophila miranda strain MSH22 chromosome 2, D.miranda_PacBio2.1, whole genome shotgun sequence genomic DNA includes:
- the LOC108157684 gene encoding uncharacterized protein LOC108157684, which encodes MNAFKKTDAAAKKADMETKEMSELDEIKKSNERASASNMPPAPKMDWLSNLGIFISNMYMKSENRLPGASMPRCLRNTRECENKHRTAKLPDVPNLPVVEELKRTLNGHQYDTFLDQLEMMAMQFVYPGDGIFDRLVEMAMVLIAKEMSIRELWDIYAKVIRTFFFLVDTFPPCWTSLRPSYMNFLRIPNPSIRSARSDKWTPKLKFYLDLLEEILPQCSDMEIRERTKFYEVHVFNFTEEEELDVSLETALLQHVQDYDWKSGQLCLDDFNNLSPGTRLSRLCDVLHMLCWILESEFLSWLDHNRLRQSESEIFNEETKPFAIHVFGMSATMRLTDIVRQLMRLYGFAARKSLYSDRLEILKRLISLVVEVSNTAELKYVDSAVTYPSLGPQTRLLIAQLFEIFNSQNPRHISTYIKNIPQLHQPYLRFEFADHFLQLFYFPRNVAFGPKKVCDEFNDRQWAKYKPRSEIEDDDDEQLSREDYLNILLNALKDYDQWMNLKGFWKVIQSKKQQTPEETDKEKEVPPWKKRLDAKVNLPESKINVPELSVRYSSDVGYIRSLRRALVKEVQSEIDVSDWLEYLNGFLGAGEPPSEPASRRSSPSSDPEEA
- the LOC108157490 gene encoding protein dj-1beta; the protein is MIFSAFSRKFHAQMSKTALIILAPGAEEMEFVIAADVLRRAGIKVTVAGLKDSEPVKCSRDVVIVPDTSLAKAACDKFDVVVLPGGLGGSNAMGDSAAVGDLLRAQESAGGLIAAICAAPTVLAKHGIAAGKSLTSYPSMKEQLVDKYCYVDDKSVVKDGNLITSRGPGTAYDFALKIAEELAGLEKVKEVAKGLLLSYN